A stretch of the Azorhizobium caulinodans ORS 571 genome encodes the following:
- a CDS encoding ribonuclease HII encodes MARSATAVKTLAGLSFKRERAVLKSGMAPVAGADEAGRGPLAGPVVAAAVILDPKRIPAGLDDSKKLTATRREALFDEICATAEVSVVMAPPSRIDRDNIRQATLWALANAVKGLPEDPRLVFVDGNDRPPLECEVEMVIGGDGLIASIAAASIVAKVTRDRLMVGLGAAFPGYGFERHMGYGTAEHGAALRRLGPCRHHRTSFAPVRAQQLVLFETEMLEIEAEPLVDALV; translated from the coding sequence ATGGCGCGCTCGGCCACGGCCGTGAAGACACTGGCCGGCCTCAGCTTCAAGCGGGAGCGGGCGGTCCTGAAGTCAGGGATGGCACCGGTCGCCGGCGCGGACGAGGCGGGACGGGGTCCACTCGCCGGTCCGGTGGTCGCGGCCGCCGTCATTCTCGATCCCAAGCGCATTCCGGCCGGCCTCGACGATTCGAAGAAGCTCACCGCCACCCGGCGCGAGGCGCTGTTCGACGAGATTTGCGCCACTGCCGAGGTTTCGGTGGTGATGGCGCCGCCGAGCCGCATCGATCGCGACAACATCCGGCAGGCGACGCTCTGGGCGCTGGCCAATGCGGTGAAGGGCCTTCCTGAAGACCCGCGCCTCGTCTTCGTGGACGGCAACGACCGGCCTCCGCTCGAATGCGAGGTGGAGATGGTCATCGGCGGCGACGGGCTGATCGCCTCCATCGCAGCCGCCTCGATCGTCGCCAAGGTGACGCGCGACCGCCTCATGGTGGGGCTTGGTGCGGCCTTTCCGGGCTATGGATTCGAGCGTCACATGGGCTACGGCACCGCGGAGCACGGGGCGGCGCTGCGCCGGCTCGGCCCCTGCCGGCACCACCGCACGTCTTTCGCACCGGTGCGGGCGCAGCAGCTTGTGCTCTTCGAGACGGAAATGCTGGAGATCGAAGCCGAGCCGCTGGTCGACGCGCTCGTGTGA
- a CDS encoding DoxX family protein has protein sequence MSIGISHGKAIPEGNGSLLRKLIGPVTLPNRFALTDGMNVVRIMAGLWYAPHVYQKLSGIEASLGFFTKAGLVPAPFFLGLSILFESLCFLGFTFGLFTRWIGLISFGCMVVAAYAIIQTKGVNWYWAKGGIEYLAFWGITSLAIAIDAWRKEQALKA, from the coding sequence ATGTCGATCGGAATTTCTCACGGCAAGGCGATCCCCGAAGGCAACGGCTCGCTGCTGCGCAAGCTGATCGGCCCGGTGACGTTGCCCAACCGCTTCGCGCTCACGGACGGCATGAATGTGGTGCGCATCATGGCCGGCCTCTGGTACGCGCCTCATGTCTATCAGAAGCTGAGCGGCATCGAGGCCTCGCTGGGCTTCTTCACCAAGGCGGGCTTGGTCCCGGCGCCCTTCTTCCTCGGTCTGTCGATCCTGTTCGAGAGCCTCTGCTTTCTCGGTTTCACCTTTGGCCTGTTCACCCGCTGGATCGGCCTGATCTCCTTCGGCTGCATGGTCGTCGCGGCCTATGCCATCATCCAGACCAAGGGTGTCAACTGGTACTGGGCCAAGGGCGGCATCGAATATCTCGCCTTCTGGGGCATCACTTCGCTGGCCATCGCCATCGATGCCTGGCGCAAGGAGCAGGCGTTGAAGGCCTGA